A single region of the Variovorax paradoxus genome encodes:
- a CDS encoding RsmB/NOP family class I SAM-dependent RNA methyltransferase, whose amino-acid sequence MHPKALLEATADLVGLVLKFDHPADQVVSRFFRDHREFGPRERATLAETVYTVLRKKLLFDHLSPSGTGSKERRMAILGFHGPRDFLKSALNDTEKRWLDNCDAVKPEDLLERHRHNLPEWLVAPLKAQLGDGFWPLVESLQQPAPLDLRVNALTDKRAEVKAELAKAAIKSKVTPFSPWGLRIDGKPALTKLDAFARGAVEVQDEGSQLLALLLDAKRGEMVVDFCAGAGGKTLAIGATMRNTGRLYAFDTSAHRLDALKPRLARSKLSNVHPAAIAHERDDRIKRLAGKIDRVLVDAPCSGLGTLRRNPDLKWRQSAKSVEELTVKQAAILQSAARLLKSGGRLIYATCSVLPEENEAIAEAFGAANPDFVPQDAAELLQGLKVEGFEALCAGGEDGRRYLRLWPHRHATDGFFAAVWNRK is encoded by the coding sequence ATGCACCCCAAAGCCCTGTTGGAGGCCACCGCCGATCTGGTCGGCCTTGTCCTGAAATTCGATCACCCGGCCGACCAGGTCGTTTCGCGCTTTTTTCGCGACCACCGCGAGTTCGGCCCCCGCGAGCGCGCCACCCTTGCCGAGACGGTCTACACCGTATTGCGCAAGAAGCTCCTGTTCGACCACCTGTCGCCCTCGGGCACCGGTTCGAAGGAGCGCCGCATGGCGATCCTGGGCTTTCATGGCCCACGCGATTTTCTGAAAAGCGCGCTCAACGACACCGAAAAGCGCTGGCTCGACAACTGCGATGCGGTCAAGCCCGAAGACCTGCTGGAACGCCATCGCCACAACCTGCCCGAGTGGCTGGTCGCGCCGCTCAAGGCGCAGCTCGGTGACGGCTTCTGGCCGCTGGTCGAAAGCCTGCAGCAGCCCGCGCCGCTCGATCTTCGAGTCAATGCGCTCACCGACAAGCGGGCGGAAGTCAAGGCGGAGCTTGCCAAGGCTGCTATCAAATCCAAAGTAACGCCGTTCTCGCCATGGGGCTTGCGGATCGACGGCAAGCCGGCGCTGACCAAGCTGGACGCATTCGCCCGAGGCGCCGTCGAGGTGCAGGACGAGGGTTCCCAGTTGCTGGCCCTGTTGCTGGACGCCAAGCGGGGCGAAATGGTGGTCGATTTCTGCGCCGGCGCAGGCGGCAAGACGCTCGCAATTGGCGCCACGATGCGCAACACCGGCCGGCTCTATGCCTTCGACACGTCGGCGCACCGGCTCGATGCGCTCAAGCCACGGCTGGCGCGCAGCAAGCTCTCGAATGTTCATCCGGCAGCCATCGCGCACGAGCGCGATGACCGCATCAAGCGCCTGGCCGGCAAGATCGACCGGGTGTTGGTCGACGCCCCGTGTTCGGGCCTGGGAACGCTGCGGCGCAATCCCGACCTGAAATGGCGCCAATCGGCCAAGTCGGTCGAGGAACTGACGGTCAAGCAGGCGGCCATCCTCCAGAGCGCGGCACGCCTCCTGAAATCAGGCGGGCGTCTCATTTATGCCACCTGCAGCGTGCTGCCGGAGGAAAACGAGGCCATTGCCGAGGCTTTCGGCGCCGCCAACCCCGATTTCGTGCCCCAGGACGCCGCGGAACTGCTGCAGGGCCTGAAGGTGGAGGGTTTCGAGGCCCTTTGCGCGGGTGGCGAGGACGGACGCCGCTACCTGCGGCTATGGCCCCACCGCCACGCCACGGACGGTTTCTTTGCGGCGGTGTGGAACCGCAAATAG
- the rpmB gene encoding 50S ribosomal protein L28, whose product MARVCDVTGKGPMVGNNVSHANNKTKRRFLPNLQYRRFWVETENRWVRLRVSSAALRLIDKNGIDAVLADLRARGQA is encoded by the coding sequence ATGGCACGCGTATGCGACGTAACGGGCAAAGGCCCGATGGTCGGAAACAATGTTTCCCACGCCAACAACAAAACCAAGCGCCGGTTCCTGCCGAACCTGCAATACCGCCGTTTCTGGGTCGAAACTGAAAACCGTTGGGTTCGCCTGCGTGTTTCGAGCGCCGCGTTGCGCCTGATCGACAAGAACGGCATCGACGCCGTGCTCGCAGACCTGCGTGCACGCGGCCAAGCTTAA
- the rpmG gene encoding 50S ribosomal protein L33, with amino-acid sequence MATSKGGREKIKLESTAGTGHFYTTSKNKKTMPEKMSIMKFDPKARKHVEYKEIKLK; translated from the coding sequence ATGGCAACGAGCAAAGGCGGACGCGAAAAGATCAAGCTGGAATCCACCGCGGGTACCGGCCACTTCTACACGACCAGCAAGAACAAGAAGACGATGCCTGAAAAGATGTCGATCATGAAGTTCGACCCCAAGGCGCGCAAGCACGTCGAATACAAGGAAATCAAGCTGAAGTAA
- a CDS encoding DesA family fatty acid desaturase, whose amino-acid sequence MLIPDSAVLSAALQWLGHGLWDLTWWQIVLYTLVTTHITIAAVTIFLHRTQTHRAMDLGPIPSHFFRFWLWLGTGMVTKEWVAIHRKHHAKCESEEDPHSPQVKGIDEVLWRGAELYRAESKNKETMDRYGHGTPDDWIERNLYTRYSWQGVGLMLVINLALFGALGLTVWAVQMLWIPITAAGIINGIGHYWGYRNFEAPDASRNVSPWGLIIGGEELHNNHHTYPTSAKFSVKKYEFDIGWVYIQMMQAIGWAKVKKVPPKMQMGDIQPVANEKTLEAVIANRYEVMAGYAREMRRVTKAELIALKTKGGDISVLKAAKNWLHRDDDKVPASARTHLVQARAAHPVIDKMVTMREELRQLWLNTSQSREQLAADLAAWCHRAEASGIAGLREFSTRLRAARA is encoded by the coding sequence ATGTTGATTCCTGACTCTGCCGTTTTGAGCGCGGCCCTCCAGTGGCTCGGTCACGGCTTGTGGGACCTGACATGGTGGCAGATCGTGTTGTACACGCTCGTCACCACGCACATCACGATCGCCGCGGTCACCATCTTCCTGCACCGTACGCAAACGCACCGGGCAATGGATCTGGGGCCGATCCCCTCGCATTTCTTCCGTTTCTGGCTCTGGCTGGGTACCGGCATGGTCACCAAGGAATGGGTCGCCATTCACCGCAAGCACCACGCCAAGTGCGAATCCGAGGAAGATCCGCACAGCCCGCAGGTCAAGGGCATCGACGAAGTGCTCTGGCGCGGCGCCGAGCTGTATCGCGCCGAGTCGAAGAACAAGGAAACGATGGACCGCTACGGTCACGGCACGCCCGATGACTGGATCGAGCGCAACCTGTACACCCGCTACAGCTGGCAAGGCGTGGGCCTCATGCTGGTCATCAACCTGGCGCTCTTCGGCGCGCTGGGCCTGACCGTCTGGGCCGTGCAGATGCTGTGGATTCCCATCACCGCCGCCGGCATCATCAACGGCATCGGCCACTACTGGGGCTACCGCAACTTCGAGGCGCCCGACGCCAGCCGCAATGTCTCGCCCTGGGGCTTGATCATTGGCGGCGAAGAGCTGCACAACAACCACCACACGTATCCCACGTCGGCCAAGTTTTCGGTCAAGAAGTACGAATTCGACATCGGCTGGGTCTACATCCAGATGATGCAGGCGATCGGCTGGGCCAAGGTCAAGAAGGTGCCGCCGAAGATGCAGATGGGCGACATCCAGCCCGTGGCCAACGAAAAGACGCTCGAGGCCGTCATTGCGAACCGCTACGAAGTCATGGCCGGCTACGCCCGCGAAATGCGCCGCGTGACCAAGGCCGAGCTGATTGCGCTCAAGACCAAGGGCGGAGACATCTCGGTGCTCAAGGCGGCCAAGAACTGGCTGCATCGCGACGACGACAAGGTGCCGGCATCGGCCCGCACGCACTTGGTGCAGGCGCGTGCTGCCCACCCGGTGATCGACAAGATGGTCACGATGCGCGAAGAGCTGCGCCAGCTCTGGCTCAACACTTCGCAATCGCGCGAGCAACTGGCTGCCGACCTGGCCGCCTGGTGCCATCGCGCAGAAGCCAGCGGCATTGCCGGCCTGCGCGAGTTCTCTACGCGTCTGCGCGCAGCACGGGCCTGA
- the purN gene encoding phosphoribosylglycinamide formyltransferase has translation MKNIVILISGGGSNMAAIVRAAERDHWAERFGARIAAVVSNKPEAGGLAIAATHGIATAVVPHKEFPTREAFDEALAKVVDAHAPALVVLAGFMRILTPGFVGRYAGRLINIHPSLLPAFPGLHTHQRAIDAGCKVAGVTVHQVTTELDHGPILAQAVVPVLPDDTAATLAGRVLAQEHQLYPRAIAGWLADTSGHIR, from the coding sequence ATGAAGAACATCGTGATCCTTATTTCCGGCGGCGGCTCCAACATGGCGGCCATCGTGCGCGCCGCCGAGCGCGACCACTGGGCCGAGCGCTTTGGCGCCCGCATTGCCGCGGTGGTCAGCAACAAGCCCGAGGCGGGCGGGCTTGCGATTGCCGCCACGCACGGCATCGCAACCGCCGTGGTCCCGCACAAGGAATTTCCGACGCGCGAAGCTTTCGACGAAGCATTGGCCAAGGTGGTCGATGCGCACGCGCCGGCGCTCGTGGTGCTGGCGGGCTTCATGCGCATCCTGACGCCGGGCTTTGTGGGCCGCTACGCCGGGCGCCTGATCAACATCCATCCGTCGCTGCTGCCTGCGTTTCCGGGGCTGCACACCCACCAGCGCGCCATCGACGCGGGTTGCAAAGTGGCTGGAGTTACCGTGCACCAGGTAACCACGGAGCTCGACCATGGGCCGATCCTGGCGCAGGCGGTGGTGCCCGTGCTACCGGACGACACGGCCGCCACGCTGGCCGGCCGCGTGCTCGCACAGGAACATCAGTTGTATCCGCGCGCCATTGCGGGATGGCTTGCAGATACATCAGGTCACATTCGTTAA
- a CDS encoding DUF1653 domain-containing protein: MNDNDLPPLIETPPGRYRHYKGGEYDVLGTVRHSETLEPMTLYRALYGAKGLWVRPAAMFGETVEIDGVRQLRFTPV, from the coding sequence GTGAACGACAACGACCTGCCACCCCTGATAGAGACGCCGCCCGGCCGTTATCGCCACTACAAGGGCGGTGAATACGACGTGCTGGGCACCGTGCGCCACAGCGAAACGCTGGAGCCGATGACGCTGTACCGGGCCCTATACGGCGCCAAGGGGTTGTGGGTTCGGCCCGCCGCGATGTTCGGTGAAACCGTGGAGATCGACGGTGTTCGCCAATTGCGCTTCACCCCTGTCTAG
- a CDS encoding M48 family metallopeptidase: MDRADFVHLVRLSEHASADDSARYRRSVAAFAALGYLWVLACLALSVGIIAWVALSAGQGRFSFGRGWLALFALGLLWATLRALWVRFDEPEGRELSRADAPALFEALDRIRKKIKGPPVHRVYLDDEFNASIRQVPRFGLFGGAVNSLSIGLPLLMMLDRRRLLSVLAHEYGHLRGNHGKLSAWIYRTRLSWLKLDASLQRDEGVMALVSQSFFRWYFPRFAARTFALARQDEYEADRISGRLLGTTVAAAALTEIAIKASWYADEFWASHWARAEREPQPPGPFKALKELAATPPSDEFARRALREAMRRVSDLEDTHPVLRDRLEALGQKAVVPPWSAEPALGMLADSTKWIAHFDSQWRRNHASDWKQHHAHRSRIRERVELLAARGERNTPDELVEWADSERRLDPAAPVRVRYERALQVSPEHAGALRGLSQMLPVRDRAARLAVLERLHGSSAASRWWAAKSAVAALENPDAGPHDEEALKLWRGRLKEAEEAEARAWEEITETPFFSQIARHDLSDYELGELQADLARCLPISRAWLVRKTLREFPWRRAYIVFVDLPGMDDEDRWQLCRHLEHTLSLPGAALVLWAGHSPTLADIERQAFGPIWTRGA; this comes from the coding sequence ATGGATCGCGCTGATTTTGTTCACCTTGTCCGCCTGAGCGAGCATGCCAGCGCTGACGACAGTGCCCGCTACCGGCGCAGCGTTGCGGCGTTTGCCGCACTCGGCTATCTCTGGGTGCTGGCCTGCCTGGCACTTTCCGTCGGCATCATCGCCTGGGTTGCGCTGTCGGCCGGACAGGGACGCTTCAGTTTCGGGCGCGGCTGGCTGGCTCTGTTTGCGTTGGGCCTGCTCTGGGCCACGCTGCGCGCGCTCTGGGTGCGGTTCGACGAACCCGAGGGGCGGGAGCTTTCGCGCGCGGATGCGCCGGCGCTGTTCGAGGCGCTCGACCGCATACGCAAGAAGATCAAGGGCCCGCCGGTTCACCGCGTTTACCTGGACGACGAATTCAACGCCAGCATCCGGCAGGTGCCGCGTTTCGGACTGTTTGGTGGCGCGGTCAATTCCCTCAGCATCGGGCTGCCGTTGCTCATGATGCTGGACCGGCGGCGGCTGCTGTCGGTGCTTGCGCATGAGTACGGACACCTGCGCGGCAACCACGGCAAGCTCAGCGCCTGGATCTACCGCACGCGGCTGTCGTGGCTCAAGCTCGACGCCAGCCTCCAGCGCGACGAAGGCGTGATGGCACTGGTGTCGCAGAGCTTTTTCCGCTGGTACTTTCCGCGTTTTGCGGCTCGCACTTTCGCGCTCGCGCGACAAGACGAGTACGAGGCCGACCGCATTTCGGGCCGGCTCCTGGGCACGACCGTCGCCGCGGCCGCGCTGACGGAAATTGCCATCAAGGCGAGCTGGTATGCCGATGAGTTCTGGGCTTCGCACTGGGCCCGTGCCGAAAGGGAGCCTCAGCCGCCGGGCCCTTTCAAGGCGCTGAAGGAGCTTGCTGCAACGCCGCCCAGCGACGAATTCGCGCGCCGTGCGTTGCGCGAGGCCATGCGGCGCGTCAGCGATCTCGAAGACACCCATCCGGTCTTGCGCGACCGGCTCGAAGCGCTCGGCCAGAAGGCCGTGGTGCCGCCCTGGTCGGCCGAGCCGGCGCTGGGCATGCTGGCCGACAGTACCAAATGGATCGCGCATTTCGACAGCCAGTGGCGCCGCAACCATGCGAGCGACTGGAAGCAGCACCATGCGCACCGGTCCCGCATCCGGGAGCGCGTCGAGCTTCTTGCGGCGCGGGGCGAGCGCAATACGCCTGACGAACTCGTCGAATGGGCCGATTCCGAGCGGCGGCTCGATCCGGCGGCGCCGGTGCGGGTTCGGTACGAACGCGCGCTTCAGGTCTCGCCCGAGCATGCCGGCGCCTTGCGGGGGCTGTCCCAGATGCTCCCCGTGCGCGATCGCGCAGCACGCCTTGCCGTGCTCGAGCGCTTGCATGGATCCAGTGCCGCCAGCCGATGGTGGGCCGCAAAAAGCGCCGTGGCCGCACTCGAGAACCCCGATGCCGGCCCTCACGACGAAGAAGCACTCAAGCTGTGGCGCGGCCGCCTCAAGGAGGCGGAAGAAGCCGAGGCTCGGGCCTGGGAGGAGATCACCGAAACGCCCTTCTTCAGCCAGATCGCACGGCATGACCTGAGCGACTATGAACTGGGCGAGTTGCAGGCGGACCTGGCGCGGTGCCTTCCCATTTCGCGCGCCTGGCTGGTGCGCAAGACGCTGCGCGAGTTTCCGTGGCGCCGTGCCTACATCGTGTTCGTCGACTTGCCGGGCATGGACGACGAAGACCGCTGGCAGCTTTGCCGCCACCTCGAGCACACCTTGAGCCTGCCGGGGGCAGCGCTGGTTCTGTGGGCTGGGCATTCGCCCACGCTGGCCGATATCGAACGGCAGGCTTTCGGGCCGATCTGGACGCGCGGGGCGTAG
- the trxB gene encoding thioredoxin-disulfide reductase translates to MSAPQHAKVLILGSGPAGYTAAVYAARANLQPLLITGIAQGGQLMTTTEVDNWPADVHGVQGPELMQRFLEHAERFKTQIVFDHINKVDLSKRPFTLTGDSGIYTCDSLIIATGASAKYLGLDSEQKFMGRGVSACATCDGFFYREQEVCVIGGGNTAVEEALYLANIANKVTLVHRRDKFRAEPILIDKVKEKVAEGKIVLKLHNELDQVLGDDTGVTGIRIKNTQTGETEQIDLKGCFIAIGHHPNTDIFQGQLEMKDNYILTRSGLQGFATMTSIPGVFAAGDVQDNVYRQAITSAGTGCMAALDAQRFLEQDGTL, encoded by the coding sequence ATGTCCGCACCCCAACACGCCAAGGTTTTGATTCTGGGCTCCGGCCCCGCCGGCTATACCGCCGCTGTTTATGCAGCACGCGCGAACCTCCAGCCTCTGCTGATTACCGGCATTGCCCAAGGCGGACAATTGATGACAACCACCGAAGTCGACAATTGGCCAGCCGACGTGCATGGCGTGCAAGGCCCCGAGCTGATGCAGCGTTTTCTTGAACACGCGGAGCGCTTCAAGACACAAATTGTTTTCGATCACATTAACAAAGTTGATCTAAGCAAGCGTCCTTTTACATTGACGGGCGACAGCGGCATTTACACCTGTGATTCTTTGATCATTGCCACGGGTGCTTCTGCCAAGTATCTGGGGCTCGATTCGGAACAGAAATTCATGGGCCGCGGCGTTTCGGCCTGCGCAACCTGCGACGGATTCTTCTACCGCGAACAGGAAGTCTGCGTGATCGGCGGCGGCAATACGGCCGTCGAGGAAGCGCTGTACCTCGCCAACATCGCAAACAAGGTCACGCTGGTTCATCGCCGCGACAAATTCCGCGCAGAGCCCATCCTGATCGACAAGGTCAAGGAGAAGGTGGCCGAAGGCAAGATCGTGCTGAAACTGCACAACGAACTCGACCAGGTGCTGGGCGACGACACCGGCGTAACAGGCATCCGGATCAAGAACACCCAGACCGGTGAAACCGAGCAGATCGACCTCAAGGGCTGCTTCATCGCCATCGGGCACCACCCCAATACCGACATTTTTCAGGGGCAGCTGGAAATGAAGGACAACTACATCCTGACCCGCTCCGGCCTGCAGGGTTTCGCCACGATGACCAGCATTCCCGGCGTTTTTGCCGCCGGCGACGTGCAGGACAACGTGTACCGCCAGGCCATCACGAGCGCGGGCACCGGCTGCATGGCCGCGCTGGACGCCCAGCGCTTCCTGGAGCAGGACGGCACACTCTAG
- a CDS encoding Crp/Fnr family transcriptional regulator — protein MSMLSNLELLRRVPLFASLTSSQSSSIADAIVKKRLKRAEIIVEQGKKSDALYIILTGRARVTSADSRGREVILATLHPGDYIGEMSLIDDEPHSATVRTEIQCDVLMLGRDAFARCLPENSSMAYNIMRGLVQRLRHADRKIESLALMDVYGRVARSLLEFAIDDGAGNLKVRDKISRQDLAKMVGASREMVSRVMKDLEERGFVQTQDDGSMLVKERLLSLT, from the coding sequence ATGTCGATGCTGTCCAATCTTGAATTGCTGCGGCGCGTTCCGCTCTTTGCTTCGCTGACGTCCTCTCAGTCGTCAAGCATCGCGGATGCGATCGTCAAGAAGCGTCTCAAGCGAGCGGAAATCATTGTGGAGCAGGGCAAGAAGTCCGATGCGCTCTACATCATTCTGACCGGGCGGGCGCGCGTCACCAGCGCCGACAGCCGCGGCCGCGAGGTGATTCTTGCGACGCTGCACCCGGGCGACTACATCGGCGAAATGAGCCTGATCGACGACGAGCCGCATTCGGCCACGGTGCGCACCGAAATCCAGTGCGACGTGCTCATGCTTGGCCGCGACGCGTTTGCACGCTGCCTGCCCGAAAACTCCTCCATGGCCTACAACATCATGCGCGGGCTCGTGCAGCGCCTGCGCCATGCCGACCGCAAGATCGAGTCGCTTGCGCTCATGGATGTGTATGGCCGGGTTGCACGCTCGCTGCTCGAGTTCGCCATTGACGACGGCGCGGGCAACCTCAAGGTGCGCGACAAGATTTCCCGCCAGGACCTTGCGAAAATGGTCGGCGCCTCGCGTGAGATGGTGAGCCGCGTGATGAAGGATCTGGAGGAGCGCGGATTTGTGCAGACGCAGGACGATGGCTCCATGCTCGTCAAGGAACGGCTCCTGTCGCTGACCTGA
- a CDS encoding I78 family peptidase inhibitor, which yields MTACATQGSAPAATPAATAPAPEPVFQCNADGARFAVGQPLSPQLEAAARVRAGAGTVRALKPGEVVTMELNGGRLNLDVDARGRVTDVRCG from the coding sequence ATGACAGCTTGTGCCACGCAAGGCTCAGCCCCCGCGGCGACCCCCGCTGCAACTGCTCCGGCACCCGAGCCGGTGTTCCAGTGCAATGCCGATGGCGCGCGCTTCGCCGTCGGCCAGCCGCTTTCGCCCCAACTCGAAGCCGCGGCCCGCGTTCGCGCCGGTGCGGGCACGGTGCGGGCTCTGAAGCCGGGTGAGGTGGTCACGATGGAACTCAACGGCGGACGCCTCAACCTCGATGTGGACGCCCGCGGCCGCGTGACGGACGTTCGCTGCGGCTGA
- a CDS encoding acyl-CoA dehydrogenase family protein: protein MDLSFTPEEQKFREEIRAWVRDNLPKEISHKVHNALELTRDDLQGWAKILGKKGWLGYGWPKEFGGPGWTAIQRHLFEEETALAGAPRIVPFGPVMVAPVIMAFGNAEQQKRFLPGIASGEVWWSQGYSEPGSGSDLASVKTKAERKGDKYIVNGQKTWTTLGQYGDWMFNLVRTSNEGKPQTGISFLLLDMKSPGVTVRPIKLLDGSHEVNEVFFDNVEVPAENLIGEENKGWTYAKHLLSHERTNIADVNRAKRELERLKRIAKSEGVYDNLRFRDEIAKLEVDIVALEMMVLRVLSAATSGKNSLDVAGLLKIRGSEIQQRYSELMMLAGGSYSLPLVREAMEAGWQGDFPGGNPALAPLASTFFNMRKTTIYGGSNEVQRNIVAQTVLG, encoded by the coding sequence ATGGATTTGAGCTTCACGCCCGAAGAACAGAAGTTCCGCGAAGAAATTCGCGCATGGGTCAGGGACAACCTCCCCAAGGAGATTTCGCACAAGGTGCACAACGCGCTCGAGCTGACGCGCGACGATCTGCAAGGCTGGGCCAAGATCCTCGGCAAGAAGGGTTGGCTGGGCTACGGCTGGCCGAAGGAATTCGGCGGCCCCGGCTGGACCGCCATCCAGCGCCACCTGTTCGAGGAAGAAACCGCCCTGGCCGGTGCGCCGCGCATCGTGCCGTTCGGCCCGGTGATGGTGGCTCCGGTGATCATGGCTTTCGGCAATGCCGAGCAGCAGAAGCGCTTTTTGCCCGGCATCGCGAGCGGCGAAGTCTGGTGGAGCCAGGGCTACAGCGAACCCGGTTCGGGCTCCGACCTGGCTTCGGTCAAGACCAAGGCCGAGCGCAAAGGCGATAAATACATCGTCAACGGCCAGAAGACCTGGACCACGCTCGGCCAGTACGGCGACTGGATGTTCAACCTCGTGCGCACCAGCAACGAAGGCAAGCCGCAAACCGGCATCAGCTTCTTGCTGCTCGACATGAAGTCGCCCGGCGTCACGGTGCGCCCGATCAAGCTGCTCGACGGCAGCCATGAAGTGAACGAGGTGTTCTTCGACAACGTCGAAGTGCCGGCCGAGAACCTGATCGGCGAAGAGAACAAGGGCTGGACCTACGCCAAGCACCTGCTCTCGCACGAGCGCACCAACATTGCCGACGTGAACCGCGCCAAGCGCGAGCTCGAGCGCCTGAAGCGCATTGCCAAGAGCGAAGGCGTGTACGACAACCTGCGCTTCCGCGACGAGATCGCCAAGCTCGAAGTCGACATCGTCGCGCTCGAGATGATGGTGCTGCGCGTGCTCTCGGCCGCCACCTCGGGCAAGAACTCGCTGGACGTCGCGGGCCTGCTCAAGATCCGCGGCAGCGAAATCCAGCAGCGCTACAGCGAACTGATGATGCTGGCCGGCGGCTCGTATTCGCTGCCCCTCGTCCGCGAAGCCATGGAAGCGGGCTGGCAGGGCGACTTCCCGGGCGGCAACCCGGCGCTTGCGCCGCTCGCATCGACCTTCTTCAACATGCGCAAGACCACCATCTACGGCGGCTCCAACGAAGTGCAACGCAACATCGTCGCGCAGACGGTTCTGGGCTGA